In Heyndrickxia vini, the sequence ACCTATTCAAAGAAACAAAATGAAACCAAACGGGAAACCAATTAATCGAACTAGGCAGGGAAAACGGAAACAAAGAAAAACTACTCGTGTATTTGAAACGGTTTGCATTGTTTTGATTGTCTCCTTCCTCTATTTTATCTATATTTATGGTCAGTTATTGTAGAGAACATATTAAAACAAACTTTTCACAAATTAATCGATTATGAGAATTCATTTATTGGTACAATGAAAAGTATAAAATAGCCAAGTGGAAAGTTAGGAAAACCATTATTCATTACGAAAAGGAACGAGTTTAATGCTTGTGTTTGAAAAGAAAATAGCCGATTTTATTAAAAAGAATAACTTATTAAACCACGGTGATTCTGTTTTAGTTGGTGTGTCAGGTGGCCCTGATTCTATTGCATTACTTCATTACCTACATCAAAAGAAAACTAAATATCACCTTTCAATTATGGTGGCACATGTTGACCACATGTTAAGAGGGAATGAATCATATAATGACCTTAAGTTTGTTCAAAATCTTTGTGAACAGTGGGATATTTTTTGTGAGTCAGTCCAAATAAATATTCAAGAAAAAATGATACATGAACAAAAAGGGTTCGAAGAAACAGCACGAATATATCGTTATCAATTTTTTGCAGAAATGATGGAACGATATGATCATCACAAACTTTTATTAGGTCATCACGGAGACGACCAAATAGAAACCATATTAATGAGATTAACACGTGGTAGTACTGGTAAGGGAAGAGCAGGTATTCCAATCACTCGCCCTTTTGCAAACGGAGAAATTGTCAGGCCACTCCTTTGTTTAACTAAAAAGGAGATTGAAGAATATTGTAATTTTTATGATTTACATCCAAGAATAGATCCAAGCAATCATGATCAAGATTATACGAGAAATCGTTACCGATTAAAGGTTTTACCCTTTTTAAAAAGGGAAAACCCTCATGTACAGGAACATTTTCAACGTTTTAGTGAGGAAATAACCGAAGATGAGGATTATTTACAGGAATTAACGCTGCTAAAAATGAATAAGTTATGGAATAAAAATGAAAATGAAATTACGATTGAAATTCCCTTGTTCAATGCAATGCCTTTGCCTTTACAAAGAAGAGGGATTCAACTAATATTAAACTATCTTTACAAAGAAAATCTTTCTATTACAACTACCCATCATACAGACGCTATTCGAGACTTATTGGCAGATCAAAAACCATCGGGTCAACTAGACCTTCCATTAGGTTTAAAAGTAAGAAGGTCATATCAAAGATGTATATTCTCTTTTAAGCGAGAGAAGCAAACACATACATATGAAGTAGAATTATTCAAAGATAAGGAAGAAAGTTTACCTAATGGGTATTTGATGAAATTAACCGAAGGGAAGGTATATGAACTTCAAGATGATGAAATATATTTACAATTAGATGAAGCTCAGCTCCCATTAATTATAAGAAGCAAAAGAATTGGCGATCGAATGAGGGTAAAAGGACTAAACGGAACCAAAAAAGTGAAGGATATATTTATTGATGAAAAAATCCCGAAAGATAAAAGGGAAGATTGGCCGATTGTCACTGATAATGAAGGCAAAATTTTATGGATACCGCATTTGAAAAAATCCAGCTTCTGTTTTTTGCCAAATCCAGAACAATCTTGTTACATCTTACAATACTCAAAGCAAACAACTCCTAGGGGGCAAGCATTTCAATGAAACAGGATATTGAAAAGGTATTAATTAGCGAAGAAGAAATACAGAAGAAAACAAAGGAATTAGCTGAACAACTAACAATGGAATATAAGGATCGTTTCCCATTGGCAATCGGTGTTTTAAAAGGCGCTATGTTGTTTATGTCAGATCTGTTAAAGCAAGTGGATACATATTTGGAAATGGATTTTATGGATGTATCCAGCTACGGTAAATCTATGGTTTCTTCAGGAGAAGTGAAGATTTTGAAAGATCTCGATACTTCTGTTGAAGGAAGAGATATTTTAATCATAGAAGATATCATTGATAGCGGTCTTACTTTAAGTTATTTAGTTGAGTTATTCCGTTATCGAAAAGCAAAATCCATAAAAATTGTAACCTTATTAGATAAACCAACTGGAAGAAAAGCAAATATTGAAGCAGATTATGTCGGCTTTAATGTTCCGGATGCCTTTGTTGTAGGATATGGATTAGATTATGCTGAGAGGTATCGTAATTTACCTTATATTGGAGTGTTGAAACCATCTGTGTATAACAAAGGTGAATAAGTTCAAAATAAAGTTTGAGAACATCTAACATAATCCAAAAGGTAAATTGTTGTAATGTTGAGAATTTCTATGATACTATTGAATATAGTTTTTTGACCGTGGGAGGAGGTAAGGAATGAGTAGAATCTTTAGAAATACCATCTTTTATGTATTATTATTTCTCGTCCTTATTGGAATTGTAAGCTATTTTAACAATAACAATGAGTCGACAAAAGATTTAACATATGACCAATTTATTTCCCATTTAGAAAAAGGGGACGTAAAGGATTTTTCATCGCAGCCTGAAAGAGGTGTGTATGAAGTTCGAGGGGAATTAAAGGATAACGAAAAGACAAAGTTCGTTACGTATGTACTGAATAGTCCGTCAGCTCTCGAACGTATTGAAAAGGCGGTAAATGCCACTAATACTGAAATGAAAAATATGCCTGCTAAAGAAACCAATGGTTGGGTGTCGTTTTTCACATCAATTATTCCGTTTGTGATTATTTTTATCCTTTTCTTCTTCTTGTTAAATCAAGCCCAAGGCGGCGGTGGCCGTGTAATGAATTTTGGGAAAAGTAAAGCGAAGCTTTACAATGATGAAAAGAAAAAGGTTCGTTTCCGTGATGTTGCCGGGGCGGATGAAGAGAAGCAAGAACTTGTTGAAATAGTAGAGTTTTTAAAGGACCCACGCAAATTTGCTGAGTTAGGTGCAAGGATTCCGAAAGGTGTTTTACTTGTTGGACCTCCCGGAACTGGTAAAACTTTATTAGCGCGTGCTGTTGCCGGTGAAGCCGGAGTTCCGTTTTTCTCAATCAGTGGTTCTGACTTTGTAGAAATGTTTGTCGGTGTCGGTGCTTCTCGTGTTCGTGATTTATTTGAAAACGCGAAGAAAAACGCTCCATGTATTATCTTTATCGATGAAATCGACGCTGTAGGTCGTCAACGTGGTGCAGGTCTTGGTGGCGGTCATGATGAACGTGAACAAACATTAAACCAATTACTTGTTGAAATGGATGGCTTTGGAGCTAACGAAGGAATTATTATTGTTGCAGCAACAAATAGACCTGATATTCTCGATCCCGCTTTATTACGTCCCGGACGTTTCGACCGTCAAATTACTGTAGATCGTCCAGATGTAAATGGTCGTGAAGCTGTTCTGCGTGTTCACGCAAGAAATAAGCCGTTAGATGGAGATGTTGATTTAAAAGCCATTTCTCAAAGAACACCAGGATTTTCAGGTGCAGATTTAGAAAACTTATTAAATGAAGCGGCTCTTGTTGCAGCTAGACAAAACAAAAAGAAAATTGATATGTCAGATGTAGACGAAGCGACAGATAGAATCATCGCGGGTGTATCGAAGAGAAGCCGTGTTGTTTCTAAAAAGGAAAGAAAAATTGTTGCTTATCATGAAAGTGGACATACGATAATAGGGCTAGTGTTAGATGAAGCGGAAATGGTTCATAAAGTTACAATCGTTCCACGCGGTCAAGCTGGAGGGTATGCAGTCATGTTACCGAAGGAAGATCGTTATCTAATGACAAAACCTGAACTACTTGATAAAATCACAGGACTTTTAGGTGGACGTGTTGCAGAGGAAGTTACTTTTGGCGAAGTTTCGACTGGGGCTTCAAACGACTTCCAACGCGCGACTAATATTGCTAGAAAAATGGTGACTGAATACGGAATGAGTGACAAGCTTGGTCCTCTTCAATTTGGTCAATCACAAGGTGGTCAAGTGTTCTTAGGCCGCGATTTTAATAATGAGC encodes:
- the ftsH gene encoding ATP-dependent zinc metalloprotease FtsH, translated to MSRIFRNTIFYVLLFLVLIGIVSYFNNNNESTKDLTYDQFISHLEKGDVKDFSSQPERGVYEVRGELKDNEKTKFVTYVLNSPSALERIEKAVNATNTEMKNMPAKETNGWVSFFTSIIPFVIIFILFFFLLNQAQGGGGRVMNFGKSKAKLYNDEKKKVRFRDVAGADEEKQELVEIVEFLKDPRKFAELGARIPKGVLLVGPPGTGKTLLARAVAGEAGVPFFSISGSDFVEMFVGVGASRVRDLFENAKKNAPCIIFIDEIDAVGRQRGAGLGGGHDEREQTLNQLLVEMDGFGANEGIIIVAATNRPDILDPALLRPGRFDRQITVDRPDVNGREAVLRVHARNKPLDGDVDLKAISQRTPGFSGADLENLLNEAALVAARQNKKKIDMSDVDEATDRIIAGVSKRSRVVSKKERKIVAYHESGHTIIGLVLDEAEMVHKVTIVPRGQAGGYAVMLPKEDRYLMTKPELLDKITGLLGGRVAEEVTFGEVSTGASNDFQRATNIARKMVTEYGMSDKLGPLQFGQSQGGQVFLGRDFNNEQNYSDKIAYEIDTEIQDIIKECYERARKIILENREKFTIIAETLLEVETLDAEQIKHIYDHGTLPDRKSSTTEQLKFDKEDSTDPLKVNIQKKQEDFIKSDESKDEDRPEKFGPTRVSNQEDKDEPKE
- the tilS gene encoding tRNA lysidine(34) synthetase TilS; translation: MLVFEKKIADFIKKNNLLNHGDSVLVGVSGGPDSIALLHYLHQKKTKYHLSIMVAHVDHMLRGNESYNDLKFVQNLCEQWDIFCESVQINIQEKMIHEQKGFEETARIYRYQFFAEMMERYDHHKLLLGHHGDDQIETILMRLTRGSTGKGRAGIPITRPFANGEIVRPLLCLTKKEIEEYCNFYDLHPRIDPSNHDQDYTRNRYRLKVLPFLKRENPHVQEHFQRFSEEITEDEDYLQELTLLKMNKLWNKNENEITIEIPLFNAMPLPLQRRGIQLILNYLYKENLSITTTHHTDAIRDLLADQKPSGQLDLPLGLKVRRSYQRCIFSFKREKQTHTYEVELFKDKEESLPNGYLMKLTEGKVYELQDDEIYLQLDEAQLPLIIRSKRIGDRMRVKGLNGTKKVKDIFIDEKIPKDKREDWPIVTDNEGKILWIPHLKKSSFCFLPNPEQSCYILQYSKQTTPRGQAFQ
- the hpt gene encoding hypoxanthine phosphoribosyltransferase, whose protein sequence is MKQDIEKVLISEEEIQKKTKELAEQLTMEYKDRFPLAIGVLKGAMLFMSDLLKQVDTYLEMDFMDVSSYGKSMVSSGEVKILKDLDTSVEGRDILIIEDIIDSGLTLSYLVELFRYRKAKSIKIVTLLDKPTGRKANIEADYVGFNVPDAFVVGYGLDYAERYRNLPYIGVLKPSVYNKGE